Within the Verrucomicrobiia bacterium genome, the region GTTCGGGCGTCAGCCGGGCCACTCGGAAGTGTATGAGGAGGTCCGGCGCGGACCGAACATGGAGGTCGGGCTGGTGCCCAAGAAACTGCTCATCATGATCGTCGAGGACGGGCAGGTTTCCAGCATCGTGGAGGCGGTCACGCAAATCGCCCGCACCGGCCATCCCGGGGACGGGAAAATCTCCGTGTCCGACGTGCATCAACTCGTCCGCATTCGCGACGGCATCTGAGTTTCGTCAGGCGGGCCCCGCAGCGCTGGTTTATTTAAAATGTCGCGCGTCGCCGGCTTCCCGCGCCGCCGTGCGCTACTTCGCCAGGGTTTTGCAGAAGTTCTCCATGCGCGTCAGGCCCTTCTCAATGTTGGCCATGCTGGTGGCGTAGCTGAGCCGGATGTAGTCATCCGCGCCAAAGGCGATGCCCGGCACGGCGGCCACTTTTTCCTGTTCCAGCAAACGGGCGCAGAACTCCGACGACTTGAGCCCGAGCTGCGAAATGTTCGGGAAGAGGTAAAAGGCGCCCTTGGCGTTGACGCAGCTGACGCCCGGCATGCGGTTCAACTTCTGCCACGCGTAGGTGCGGCGTTTGTCAAATTCGGCGAGCCATTTGGGCAGATGATCCTGCGGTCCGTTCAGGGCCGCCACGCCGCCCTTTTGCGCGAAGCTGGTGGGGTTGCTCGTGCTGTGGCTTTGAATGGCGTCAATCGCCTTGGCAATGGGCTCGGGCGCGGCGAGAAAACCCAGGCGCCAGCCCGTCATGCTCCACGCCTTGGCCAGGCCATGCACGATGATGGTGTGCTCAAAGTGCGCGGGGCTGAACGTCGCCACGCTCTGCACCTGGGCGCCGTCGTAGGTCAGGTGCTCGTAAATCTCGTCGCTCATGATGAGCACCCCTTTCTCCACGCAGACGTCGCCGAGCGCCTTCACCTCGGCGGGCGAATAAACCGACCCGGTCGGGTTGCTCGGCGAGTTGAGGATGAACAGGCGCGTGCGCGGCGTGATGGCGGCCCGCAACTGTTCCGGAGTGACCTTGAATTCCGTTTTGTCCGTGGTCGGGAGGATGACCGGCGTGGCGCCCGCCATCTTGACCATTTCGGGGTAGCTCAGCCAGTAGGGTGCGGGAATGATCACTTCGTCACCGGTTTCGCACGTGGCCATGATGACGTTGAAGCAGGAATGCTTGCCGCCGCTGGAAACGATGATCTGGCTGGGCTTGTAAGTGAGCCCGTTCTCGCGCTTGAACTTGTCCGCAATGGCCTGGCGCAACTCGGGGATGCCGCTGCTGGGCGTGTATTTGGTGAAGCCGGCCGCCAGCGCCTGCGCCGCCGCGTCCTTGATGTGCTGCGGTGTGTCAAAGTCCGGTTCCCCCGCGCCGAAGCCGACGACGTCTTCCCCCGCGGCTTTCATCTGCTTGGCCTTCGAATCGATGGCGAGCGTGAGGGAAGGGGAGAGGCTGGCGGCGCGTTGCGAAATCTTGTAGTTCATTTGCGGCGCAGAGGATTAGCGGCGCGGCGCAGCGGTGCAAGTGGAATTGAGCTGGCCCGCGCCGGCCGGCGCTCAGTGGCCATCAGCCTCCTTGATGTGCTGTTGCAGTTTTCGTAAATCCGCCAGATCGTCGGCATTGGCCGTGTGCTGGCCGAGCAGGTAGCCGTCCTTCGCCGCGCGCCAGCCGAAACGTTCGACGTGCCCGTCGGCAAAGGACAGGTTGGCGCCGCGCTGATGGCGGTCCGCGGGCACGTCCAGCCAGTAATCCTGCCAGGGGCTTCCCGCCGCGAACATGCCGAAGGTGGAATCCCAGATGTCGTTTTCGTGCGTGTCGATGAACACAAAGACCGAGGCGGTGTTGGGAATCTCGGTGAATTTGCGATAGTGATCCGCCTGGCTGCATTGAATGCTGTTGCTCATGTTGTAGCTGCGGTTGCGCAACAGGTCCGGGCGGCCGGTCACCGTGGAACGATCCGCCGGGCAACGGTAGATCGCCGGGCTTTGGTTGTAGCGAAACAGCAGGGACGTCGCTTCGCCAATCGCGTTGGTGTCCAGCGGCGCCAGGGAGCGGCACCACGTCAGGCTGTCCTCACCCGGCGCCGGGCCGCCGGAACCGCCCGGCGTGATGTAATACACGAAGTTGTTGGGCACCATGACATCCTCGTTGTCGCCGGCGTATTGATGCCAACATACGGACAGTTGCTTCAGGTTGTTCAGGCAGGCAACCGTCCAGGCCTTCTGCTTGGCGCGGTTCAATGCCGGCAACAGCAGGGCGGCGAGCAACGCCATGATGGCAATGACCACCAGCAGCTCAATGAGGCTGAACGCGTGCACCGCCAAACGCTCCTTGGCCCCGGGGCGACGAGGCTGGCAACGAAAAAACTGGACGAGGCGCTGCATTTGATTCGGGCCTGATTGCCTCCCAACCTTGCCCAAGTCCGCCCGTTTGGCCAGTGCGGTGGGTGCGTTAATACGTCAGCAGTGAAAGCAGCTTTTGCCCGTTGTTGGCCAGTTCCCAACGGCCGCGGCGCTGGGTGACCAGCTTGCAGCACGGGTTCTTTTGCTGTTCGGCGGCGTTCACCGACACCAGATAAAAGCGGGCCTTGCTCTTCAGCTCGGACGCGGCCCGGGGGATGACGCGGATGGGCACGCCGACGTAGTTCAGGACCAGTTCGTAGCCCGCGACGCCTTCCTTTTCCGCGACCAGATTGCGCACCGTGAGCTGGGGATAACGCCGCAACCACTCGAAATCGGTGTCGCGCACCTGCACCCGGCAGAGTTCCGTCTGGTCCTTGATGAACGCGAGGAGGCTGAACGCGGCGCCTTCGCGCTGCTGCGCCAGCAGAATCAGCCGCGGGTCGAGGCCGCGGAGATTCTGGCCGTTCCAACCGCCGTGATCATTGCGCAGCCCCGGCTGGAATTTCCGATACCAGTCGGCAAAGCGGCTGTTCAGGAGCAGGTCGATCTCGAAATGGACGTGCGCCCGCTCCTTGGAGATGCCCTCGCGCGTGTTGGCTGTGCGGCCCATCACGGCGATGGGCTCGCCGGCTTGCACGGGGCTGCCCGGCCGCAGCCCCGCCCGCACCTCGCTCAAATGCGCGTAAAGCGTGTAAACGTCCAGCCCTTCGATGTTGTGCCGCAGAATGACATATTTGCCGTAATTCGACAGGGCCGCATTCGCATTGATGTAGGCGACTGTGCCACTGGCGCTGGCCATGACCGGATCGGTCGGTTCGCCGCGCCGGTCGCGTTGCAGACAGCGAAT harbors:
- a CDS encoding P-II family nitrogen regulator, giving the protein MKRIEAVIRPHRLVEVLTALVKMQVGGVTVVDSLGFGRQPGHSEVYEEVRRGPNMEVGLVPKKLLIMIVEDGQVSSIVEAVTQIARTGHPGDGKISVSDVHQLVRIRDGI
- a CDS encoding pyridoxal phosphate-dependent aminotransferase, whose product is MNYKISQRAASLSPSLTLAIDSKAKQMKAAGEDVVGFGAGEPDFDTPQHIKDAAAQALAAGFTKYTPSSGIPELRQAIADKFKRENGLTYKPSQIIVSSGGKHSCFNVIMATCETGDEVIIPAPYWLSYPEMVKMAGATPVILPTTDKTEFKVTPEQLRAAITPRTRLFILNSPSNPTGSVYSPAEVKALGDVCVEKGVLIMSDEIYEHLTYDGAQVQSVATFSPAHFEHTIIVHGLAKAWSMTGWRLGFLAAPEPIAKAIDAIQSHSTSNPTSFAQKGGVAALNGPQDHLPKWLAEFDKRRTYAWQKLNRMPGVSCVNAKGAFYLFPNISQLGLKSSEFCARLLEQEKVAAVPGIAFGADDYIRLSYATSMANIEKGLTRMENFCKTLAK
- a CDS encoding prepilin-type N-terminal cleavage/methylation domain-containing protein → MQRLVQFFRCQPRRPGAKERLAVHAFSLIELLVVIAIMALLAALLLPALNRAKQKAWTVACLNNLKQLSVCWHQYAGDNEDVMVPNNFVYYITPGGSGGPAPGEDSLTWCRSLAPLDTNAIGEATSLLFRYNQSPAIYRCPADRSTVTGRPDLLRNRSYNMSNSIQCSQADHYRKFTEIPNTASVFVFIDTHENDIWDSTFGMFAAGSPWQDYWLDVPADRHQRGANLSFADGHVERFGWRAAKDGYLLGQHTANADDLADLRKLQQHIKEADGH
- a CDS encoding M23 family metallopeptidase encodes the protein MGSRFRTGLGALAAGLQLASTSAQPFQLPTANRAIFEPGGEERFFVPTVGKTWESGTFGAVRSNGYQFHEGLDIRCLQRDRRGEPTDPVMASASGTVAYINANAALSNYGKYVILRHNIEGLDVYTLYAHLSEVRAGLRPGSPVQAGEPIAVMGRTANTREGISKERAHVHFEIDLLLNSRFADWYRKFQPGLRNDHGGWNGQNLRGLDPRLILLAQQREGAAFSLLAFIKDQTELCRVQVRDTDFEWLRRYPQLTVRNLVAEKEGVAGYELVLNYVGVPIRVIPRAASELKSKARFYLVSVNAAEQQKNPCCKLVTQRRGRWELANNGQKLLSLLTY